Within the Methanobacterium sp. BRmetb2 genome, the region ATGTGGAATTTCAGCCCCAATAAATTCTGGTAACTCATTACCACTAGCTGAAATCCCTGAAGGTACACCAGTATATAATCTTGAAAGAAATCCTGGAGACGGTGGAAAATTTGTCCGTTCTTCTGGAACTTACGCTTCTTTGATCACTCATGATGTGGATAAAGCAGTAGTTGAACTGCCATCCGGCGAATTAAAAGCATTTAATCCTCGTTGCAGAGCAACAATCGGTGTTGTAGCAGGTGGAGGTAGAAAAGAAAAACCATACCTCAAAGCAGGTAACAGATATTATGCTATGAAAGCTAAGGGTAAAAAGAATGTTACTGTTAGAGGGGTTGCTATGAATGCTGTAGACCACCCACATGGTGGAGGAAACAGACAGCATCCAGGAAGACCAACCACAATATCAAGACACGCACCACCAGGACGAAAAGTTGGTTCAATAGCTGCTAAAAGAACAGGGAAGAGAAGATAGGAGGTGAATTATTGGCTAGAAAAGAATTTATGTATCGCGGTTATACATTAGAAGAATTACAACAGATGCCTTTGGACAATGTAATAGAATTGTTCCCAGCAAGACAGAGAAGATCCTTAAAAAAGGGCTTTTTACCAAGGCAGAAAAAGATACTGGAAAAAATAAGAAAATTGAAAAAGCAAGAAAACAAAGGTGGAAGACCACAGATTATCAAAACTCATTGTAGGGATATGATAATTCTTCCAGAGATGGTAGGACTAACCTTTGGAATTTACAATGGTAAGGAATTCGTGAATGTGGAAATACAGCCCGAAATGATTGGATGTTACTTCGGGGAATTTGCACTCACCAGGAAAAGGGTGGAACACGGAGATCCCGGAATGGGAGCAACCAGGTCATCAATGTTTGTGCCGCTTAAATAAGGAGAATATACAATGGCAAAAATTAAATACGCTTATACAGGTGACGAAGAAAAAACAGCAAAAGCCGTTGGGAGATCCCTTAAGATTTCACCAAAACATGCTGTTGAGATATGTAACCAAATCAGGGGCATGAAAATAGAGAATGCCAAAGAGTATCTGGAAGAAGTTATTCAAATGAAGAAAGCAGTACCATTCAGAAGACATAACAAAAAAGTAGGTCATAAAAGAGGTATAGAAGGATGGCCTAGCGGTCGCTACCCTGTTAAAGCTGCAAAACAGATTTTAAATGTTTTAATCAACGCAGAGGCTAACGCAGAGTACAAAGGATTGGATACGGAAAGTCTCCGAATAAAACACATATCCAGCCATCGCGGTTTTGTTATAAGGGGATGGACGCCCCGAGCATTCGGGAGAGCAAGTCCTTTTAATACACCAACCACCCACATTCAGATAATTCTAGGGGAGGCATAGATTACATGATTGAAAAAGATTTTGTCACTGAAGGTCTTAGAAGAACAAGGATAGATGAATACCTTGAAAACGAACTTGAAAGAGCAGGTTACGGTGGAATGGAAATCCAAGTAACTCCCTTAGGTACAATGGTAGTGGTTTACGCTGAACGTCCAGGTATGGTTATTGGGAGAGGTGGAAAAACTGTCCGCAGTATAACCCAAAACTTGAAAACCGACTTTGGAATTGAAAATCCTCAAGTTGAGGTTAAAGAAGTTGACGTACCTGAACTGAACCCAAAAATAATGGCATATAAAATTGCAAACATGTTGCAAAGAGGTATGCACTTTAGAAGAGTTGCTTATACTGCCCTTAGAAGAATTATGGGTGCCGGAGCTCAAGGTGTTGAAGTTACTATTTCAGGTAAAATAAGAGGTGCCCGATCAGCTTGTGCAAAATTCACTGACGGTTACATAAAAAGATGTGGTGAACCATCCACTCGATTTGTAAGAGAAGGATTTGCTACTGTTCAACTTAAACCGGGTGTTTTAGGTATATATGTTAGAATTATGCCCCCAGATGTTGTTCTTCCAGATAAAGTGGACATATTAAAACCTGATATAAAAGAAGAATCAGTTGATCAGGTAATGGGAACTTTAGAGACTGAAGATTCTGCTCTTGAAGACATTGACGCTGTAGAAGAAACTGCAAAAAAGGCAGTAGAAGATGTCAAAAAAGCTGCAAAAGAAGTAGCTGAAGATGTCAAAGAAGTTGTTGATGTGAAAAAAGCTAAAAAAGACATTGAAACTATAAAAAAATCTGCTAAAAAGGCTGCTAAAAAGGATGTTGAAGTTATAGAAAAAGCAGCTGAAGATGTCAAGAAAGTTGCTAAAGTAGTAGCTGAAGATGTAGAAGAATCTCCAGAAAAAGCAGCTGAAGATGTCAAGAAAGTTGCTAAAGTAGTAGCTAAAGACGTAGAAAAATCTGCAGAAAAGGTAGTTAAAGATGTCAAAAAAGCTGTAAAAGATGCAGTTGAAACAGCCGAAGAAATTGCTGAAGTTGAAGATACTGAAGAAAAACCTGCTAAATCAGAAACTAAGGATAAAGGTTCATCAAAAGATGATGTTGAACCAGATAAAACTGAAAGTAAGGAAGATTCAACTGAAAAAGCAGTTGAAGACCAACAAACCGAAGAAACTACTGAAGAAAAGTCAGATAAATCTGAATAAATATAACTGAAAAGATAAAATATACATAACAAGGGATGAAGTAAATGGTTATATTAAGGAGCAAAGAAATAAGAGAGATGGAACTGGACGAAATCCAGAAAAAACTGGATGAACTTAAGGCTGAACATGCAAAAAACGTCTCTAAAAGTTCTGCAGCTGGAGTTTACGAAGATCCAGGGAAAATCAAGGAACTCAAAAGAACAATTGCTCGTGTTCTTACTATCATTAATGAAAAAAAGGGAGAAATAAACTAGATGAAAATCTGTGATGTGTGCGGTCTTCCAGAGGAATTATGCGTCTGTGAAGAAATTGCCAGAGAAGTTCAAACAGTTAAAGTCTATACCGTAAGAAGGCGGTTCGGAAAATTAATGACTATCGTCGAAGGGATAGATGAACACGACATTGATGTGAAAGAACTAACAAAAGAGCTTAAAGCAAAATGTGCTTGTGGAGGAACAGCCAAGAAAGGCCAGATAGAACTTCAAGGGGATCAAAAAAGAAAAGTAAAAGAAGTTCTTGCAAATATGGGTTTTTCTTCAGATACGATTGAAATAAGAGATAGATATCATAAATAAAATTATTAAATTAGTTTATTGAATTTAATAGATTCTCTTATTCCATTTCATCTAACAATTGGCAAATCATGGAATATGATAAGTCCACAAAACATCTTTCGGCACGAACTTATTGGACTTTCAGTCCTGATCACAGAAAGTTCAAATTCGGATTTAATCGGAATAAAAGGAAAAGTTGTTGACGAGACCAAGAATACAATTAAAATTGAGAAAATCAATGGAGACGAAGTTTTAATTCCTAAAAATGTAGCAACTTTTCATTTCATATTAAAAGATGGAAATGTAGTTGAATTAAAAGGCAAAATCCTAATGACTCGTCCTGAAGATAGAATTAAAAAAAAATTCAGAAAATATTGGTGATAATATGGTTGGCATTGATGTACCAGAACCTAAATCAAAATGTAATGATCCAAACTGCCCTTTCCATGGCACTCTTCCTGTAAGAGGTCAAATACTGGAAGGGACCGTCACAAGTGATAAAGCAGAAAGGACTATTACAGTAGAAAGAAGTTTTTATAAATTTATTAGAAAATACGAAAGATATGAAAAGAGAAAATCAAAAATTAAAGCACACAAACCCGACTGTATCGATGTAAAAATTGGTGACATAGTGAAGATTGCAGAATGCAGACCACTGAGTAAAACCAAAAATTTTGTTATAGTTGAGGTTAAAGGAGAGAAATAAGATGAAGGCTATTACATCAAACGTTACAAAAGCCCTGCCTATAGGTGCAAGACTCCAGTGTGTGGATAACACCGGCGCAAGAGAACTTGAAATAGTCTCTGTAAAGGGTTATAAAGGTGTTAGGAGAAGACTAGCTCCTGCAGGTGTGGGTGACATGGTGATAGTCTCTGTTAAAAAAGGAACCGCAGACATGAGAAAAGAAGTACTTACCGCCATAGTGGTAAGACAAAAAAAGGAATATCGAAGGGCTGACGGTTTAAGAGTTAAATTTGAAGATAATGCTGCTGTTATTATAACTCCTGAAGGAACCATAAAAGGTTCTGAGATCAGAGGACCTGTTGCTAAGGAAGCAGCAGATAGATGGCCAACTGTTGGCAGTGCAGCAAGCATAATTGTTTAAATATAATTTTTTAATTATCAAGGTGATTATATGTCAAAACAACCGAGAAAACAGAGAAAGTTCATCCATAACGCACCATTACACAAGCGTAATAAATTAATGGGTGTTACTCTGAGCAGTGAACTTCAAAGTAAATACGATAAAAGATCTCTACCTGTGAGATCTGGTGACACAGTTAAAGTCATGCGTGGGAACTTTAAAGATCACGAGGGAAAAGTGGAAAAAATTGATCTTAAACATTATAAAGTAATGGTAGAAGGATTAATAATAAAAAAACCTGATGGGAATCAAGTTTACTCCCCTATCCATCCCTCAAACCTAATGATCATAGAGTTAGATCTAAGTGATGATGAAAGAAATAATATATTAGAGAGGAAGGGATAAAATGGCAAAGATGGGTTCAAGAAAACATCTTAAACGTTTTAAATCGCCAAAAACATGGCCTATTCATACAAAAGAAGATAAATGGACAGTAAAACCTAGTGCAGGTCCTCATTCTATAGAAAATTCTTTACCTTTACTTATAATAATTCGTGACATCTTAAAACTCGCGGATAATTCAAGAGAAGCAAAAAGAATTATAAATACTGGAAAAATTTTAGTTGATGGACGAATAAGAAAAGATTATAAGTTTCCTGTAGGATTCATGGATGTTATTGAAATTCCGGATTCTGAAGATACTTACCGAGTTCTACCTGACGAAAAGGGTAGGTTGGTTCTTCATCCTATACCCAAAGAAAATTCAGAATTTAAATTGTGTAAAATTGAAGACAAAACCACTATTAAAGCTGGAAAAATTCAATTAAATCTTCATGATGGTAGAAACTGTCTAGTAGACGATCAATTTAGCGCTGGTGATGTTTTAGTATTGAAAGTTCCTGAACAGGAGATAACTAAAACTATAAACTTCGAAAATGGGACTATTGGTCTGGTAACTGGAGGAAAACACATTGGTGAAATAGGCAGAATTAAAGAAATTAATATTACCAAATCATCCATGCCTAACACTGTTGTAATTGAAACTGATGACAAAAAGTCTTTCCTTACCTTAAAAGATTACGTGTTTGTAATCGGTAAAGAAGAACCTGCAATTTCACTTCCCGGAGGTAAATAGATGAATCCGATGGAAGAAGTAAAGATTGCCAAAGCCACAGTAAATATTGGTGTAGGTGAGGGGGGAGAAGCATTAGTTCGAGCTGAAAAACTTTTAACCTCCATGACCAATCAGAAATCTGTTCGTACCTACTCTAAAGTTACTAATCCTGAATTTGGTATAAGAAAGGGACAACCTATAGCATGTAAAGTTACATTAAGAGGCGAAAAAGCTAAAAATGCTATTAAAATGGTATTAGATGGTATAGGCAACAAATTAAAAGCAAAACAGTTTGATAATCAAGGAAATGTTTCATTCGGTATAGAAGAACATATTGATATTCCAGGAATGCGTTACGACCCTGATATTGGTATATTTGGCATGAATGTTTCCATAACATTTGAAAAACCGGGTTACAGGATTAAAAAAAGAAAAATCCAAAGAAAATCCGTTCCAACTAAACATAAGGCCACACCAGAAGAAACTATGGACTTTATGAAGGATAAATTTGGGATTAAGATAAAATAGGTGATAATGTGCCAAGAAAATATGGAAAGGCATCAAGAAAATGTAGAAGATGCGGGGACCATTCTGCCATGGTTAGGAGATATGGTCTAATGTTATGCAGACAGTGTTTCAGAGAACTCGCACCAAAAATAGGATTTAAAAAATATAATTAGAGGTGTTTATTGTGACTCTTATGGATCCTCTAGCAAATGCTCTAACAAACATGAGAAACAATGAATTGCAGGGAAATAAAAGATGCACTGTATCTCCTGCATCCAAGTTAATTGGTCGTGTTTTAAGAACAATGCAAAAAGAGGGATATATAGGCGATTTCGAATTTGTAGACGATAACAAAGCAGGAAAATTTATAGTAGAACTGGAAGGAAACATTAACAAATGTGGTGTAATCAAGCCCAGACACGCTGTAAATAAGGACGAATTCGAAAAATTTGAGAAAAGATATTTACCTGCTAAGAATTTTGGTATTATGATAGTTACAACACCACAAGGTATAATAACCCACAAAGAAGCGAAAGATAAAGGTATTGGTGGGCGGCTCCTTGCGTTTATTTACTAAGGTGATATGATGGTTCAAGCAGCAGTTCTAAGGGAAGAAATCCCTGTTCCAGATGACGTGGAAATAATCCTAAACGATACAGTACAGGTTAAAGGACCTAAAGGAGAGCTTTCCAGAAAATTTTCCTCAAAAAATATTTTCATAAAAACAGAGGATAACAATGTCATTGTGGAAGCACACTTCCCAAAAAAGAAAGACAAAGCCATGTTAGGAACAACAAAATCTCACATAACTAATATGATTCATGGAGTAAAGGAAGGCTTTACCTATAAAATGAAAATTGTTTACGCTCATTTCCCTATGACGGTAAAAGCAACTGGAAATAAAGTAACCATTGATAATTTTCTTGGTGAAAGATATCCCAGAACTGCAAAAATCGTAGGGGATGCTAAAGTTCAGATAAAGGGCGATGAGGTGTTAGTCACTGGAATCAATA harbors:
- a CDS encoding 50S ribosomal protein L2; translation: MGKRLKTQRRGRGTPTYKSASHRFKGKIEYRSYDNLEKEGSLKGKVVNIMHDPGRTAPVALVKFENGEKRLILAPESIKINDDIICGISAPINSGNSLPLAEIPEGTPVYNLERNPGDGGKFVRSSGTYASLITHDVDKAVVELPSGELKAFNPRCRATIGVVAGGGRKEKPYLKAGNRYYAMKAKGKKNVTVRGVAMNAVDHPHGGGNRQHPGRPTTISRHAPPGRKVGSIAAKRTGKRR
- the rpsS gene encoding 30S ribosomal protein S19, coding for MARKEFMYRGYTLEELQQMPLDNVIELFPARQRRSLKKGFLPRQKKILEKIRKLKKQENKGGRPQIIKTHCRDMIILPEMVGLTFGIYNGKEFVNVEIQPEMIGCYFGEFALTRKRVEHGDPGMGATRSSMFVPLK
- a CDS encoding 50S ribosomal protein L22, which encodes MAKIKYAYTGDEEKTAKAVGRSLKISPKHAVEICNQIRGMKIENAKEYLEEVIQMKKAVPFRRHNKKVGHKRGIEGWPSGRYPVKAAKQILNVLINAEANAEYKGLDTESLRIKHISSHRGFVIRGWTPRAFGRASPFNTPTTHIQIILGEA
- a CDS encoding 30S ribosomal protein S3, encoding MIEKDFVTEGLRRTRIDEYLENELERAGYGGMEIQVTPLGTMVVVYAERPGMVIGRGGKTVRSITQNLKTDFGIENPQVEVKEVDVPELNPKIMAYKIANMLQRGMHFRRVAYTALRRIMGAGAQGVEVTISGKIRGARSACAKFTDGYIKRCGEPSTRFVREGFATVQLKPGVLGIYVRIMPPDVVLPDKVDILKPDIKEESVDQVMGTLETEDSALEDIDAVEETAKKAVEDVKKAAKEVAEDVKEVVDVKKAKKDIETIKKSAKKAAKKDVEVIEKAAEDVKKVAKVVAEDVEESPEKAAEDVKKVAKVVAKDVEKSAEKVVKDVKKAVKDAVETAEEIAEVEDTEEKPAKSETKDKGSSKDDVEPDKTESKEDSTEKAVEDQQTEETTEEKSDKSE
- the rpmC gene encoding 50S ribosomal protein L29, giving the protein MVILRSKEIREMELDEIQKKLDELKAEHAKNVSKSSAAGVYEDPGKIKELKRTIARVLTIINEKKGEIN
- the yciH gene encoding stress response translation initiation inhibitor YciH; protein product: MKICDVCGLPEELCVCEEIAREVQTVKVYTVRRRFGKLMTIVEGIDEHDIDVKELTKELKAKCACGGTAKKGQIELQGDQKRKVKEVLANMGFSSDTIEIRDRYHK
- a CDS encoding ribonuclease P, with protein sequence MISPQNIFRHELIGLSVLITESSNSDLIGIKGKVVDETKNTIKIEKINGDEVLIPKNVATFHFILKDGNVVELKGKILMTRPEDRIKKKFRKYW
- a CDS encoding 30S ribosomal protein S17, whose protein sequence is MVGIDVPEPKSKCNDPNCPFHGTLPVRGQILEGTVTSDKAERTITVERSFYKFIRKYERYEKRKSKIKAHKPDCIDVKIGDIVKIAECRPLSKTKNFVIVEVKGEK
- a CDS encoding 50S ribosomal protein L14 — encoded protein: MKAITSNVTKALPIGARLQCVDNTGARELEIVSVKGYKGVRRRLAPAGVGDMVIVSVKKGTADMRKEVLTAIVVRQKKEYRRADGLRVKFEDNAAVIITPEGTIKGSEIRGPVAKEAADRWPTVGSAASIIV
- a CDS encoding 50S ribosomal protein L24, whose product is MSKQPRKQRKFIHNAPLHKRNKLMGVTLSSELQSKYDKRSLPVRSGDTVKVMRGNFKDHEGKVEKIDLKHYKVMVEGLIIKKPDGNQVYSPIHPSNLMIIELDLSDDERNNILERKG
- a CDS encoding 30S ribosomal protein S4e, producing MAKMGSRKHLKRFKSPKTWPIHTKEDKWTVKPSAGPHSIENSLPLLIIIRDILKLADNSREAKRIINTGKILVDGRIRKDYKFPVGFMDVIEIPDSEDTYRVLPDEKGRLVLHPIPKENSEFKLCKIEDKTTIKAGKIQLNLHDGRNCLVDDQFSAGDVLVLKVPEQEITKTINFENGTIGLVTGGKHIGEIGRIKEINITKSSMPNTVVIETDDKKSFLTLKDYVFVIGKEEPAISLPGGK
- a CDS encoding 50S ribosomal protein L5, with the translated sequence MNPMEEVKIAKATVNIGVGEGGEALVRAEKLLTSMTNQKSVRTYSKVTNPEFGIRKGQPIACKVTLRGEKAKNAIKMVLDGIGNKLKAKQFDNQGNVSFGIEEHIDIPGMRYDPDIGIFGMNVSITFEKPGYRIKKRKIQRKSVPTKHKATPEETMDFMKDKFGIKIK
- the rps14P gene encoding 30S ribosomal protein S14 (located in the peptidyl transferase center and involved in assembly of 30S ribosome subunit; similar to what is observed with proteins L31 and L33, some proteins in this family contain CXXC motifs that are involved in zinc binding; if two copies are present in a genome, then the duplicated copy appears to have lost the zinc-binding motif and is instead regulated by zinc; the archaeal forms appear to contain the zinc-binding motif), producing the protein MPRKYGKASRKCRRCGDHSAMVRRYGLMLCRQCFRELAPKIGFKKYN
- a CDS encoding 30S ribosomal protein S8 encodes the protein MTLMDPLANALTNMRNNELQGNKRCTVSPASKLIGRVLRTMQKEGYIGDFEFVDDNKAGKFIVELEGNINKCGVIKPRHAVNKDEFEKFEKRYLPAKNFGIMIVTTPQGIITHKEAKDKGIGGRLLAFIY
- a CDS encoding 50S ribosomal protein L6, coding for MVQAAVLREEIPVPDDVEIILNDTVQVKGPKGELSRKFSSKNIFIKTEDNNVIVEAHFPKKKDKAMLGTTKSHITNMIHGVKEGFTYKMKIVYAHFPMTVKATGNKVTIDNFLGERYPRTAKIVGDAKVQIKGDEVLVTGINKEDVGQTMANLEQATKIKGRDPRVFQDGIYLVDRA